The following coding sequences lie in one Anaerolineae bacterium genomic window:
- a CDS encoding metallophosphoesterase translates to MPKPLRFIVVFLVLSILTPLCTKPICAAADTDNLVWWPYLQQMTDTSVIILWTTRMGSTPVIQYSPNLSYSQAVTGTTRLTPLNTQMHRVELTDLQPNTRYYYKIYVDEADLLPEQTLSFQTAPPSGSDTPFTFIAFGDYGNDTISQRRLRNQMLKDSFHFILTTGDNTYEDGAYDEFDTNVFQIYPTLFSRVPLFPIVGNHDYLTDLAAPYLDIFDLPQNAWRPQDRERYYSFDYGNVHFVALDTDRPLWVDDAAAADDMFDWLRYDLAHTPQRWKIVAMHVPAYSTGFHRRDSEILSQPKLPPIFDAYGVDLVLSGHDHTYQRTYPLREGQIASTAEGGVVYVVSGAGSAASYPCEEADWLAVAYCSQTYGIYSRVTVDGNTMQVEAVDQQGIIKDSFVVTKSLDIPLTTLTLTGPSRGNQNTGQIFVAATAPITVTMPLTYVWQAEDQPLIQRIGGLADTAIFTWTIPGTYQVKVTATDSQSNTVFNYHTTVITNTTSPE, encoded by the coding sequence TTGCCAAAACCATTGCGTTTCATCGTTGTTTTCTTAGTTCTGAGTATATTGACCCCCTTATGTACAAAGCCGATCTGCGCCGCAGCCGATACTGATAACCTGGTCTGGTGGCCGTATCTCCAACAAATGACCGACACCAGCGTTATCATTTTGTGGACGACCCGCATGGGAAGCACCCCGGTTATCCAGTACAGCCCCAACCTCAGTTACAGTCAGGCGGTCACGGGAACAACCCGGCTTACCCCGCTTAACACCCAAATGCACCGGGTCGAATTGACCGACCTCCAACCCAACACCCGGTACTACTACAAAATCTATGTTGATGAGGCCGACCTGCTGCCGGAACAAACGCTTTCGTTTCAAACGGCTCCGCCATCCGGCAGCGACACCCCGTTTACCTTTATTGCCTTCGGAGACTACGGCAACGACACCATCAGCCAAAGGCGCTTACGCAATCAAATGCTCAAAGACTCCTTCCATTTCATCCTGACTACCGGCGACAACACGTATGAAGATGGAGCCTATGACGAGTTTGATACCAATGTGTTCCAGATTTACCCCACCCTTTTCAGTCGCGTGCCACTCTTCCCTATTGTGGGCAATCACGATTATCTCACCGATCTGGCGGCTCCCTACCTGGACATTTTTGATCTACCCCAAAATGCCTGGCGTCCTCAGGATCGTGAACGCTACTATTCTTTTGACTATGGCAACGTTCATTTTGTGGCCCTGGATACAGACCGCCCACTTTGGGTTGATGATGCTGCTGCTGCTGATGATATGTTCGACTGGCTGCGGTATGATCTGGCCCACACCCCCCAGCGTTGGAAAATCGTGGCGATGCACGTTCCGGCCTATTCCACCGGCTTTCATCGCCGCGATAGCGAAATCCTTTCCCAACCCAAACTACCCCCCATCTTTGATGCGTATGGCGTGGACCTGGTGTTGAGCGGACACGATCACACCTATCAGCGCACTTATCCCCTGCGAGAGGGACAGATTGCCTCCACTGCCGAAGGTGGGGTGGTGTATGTGGTCAGCGGCGCCGGCTCTGCGGCCAGCTATCCCTGCGAAGAGGCCGACTGGCTGGCCGTGGCCTATTGCAGCCAAACTTATGGCATCTATAGCCGGGTAACGGTTGACGGCAACACCATGCAGGTTGAGGCGGTTGATCAGCAGGGGATCATCAAAGACTCCTTTGTTGTCACCAAATCGCTGGATATCCCATTGACCACGCTCACCCTTACCGGTCCCTCCCGTGGAAATCAAAACACCGGCCAGATCTTTGTCGCTGCGACTGCTCCCATTACGGTCACCATGCCCCTGACCTATGTCTGGCAGGCCGAAGATCAACCGCTGATCCAACGGATTGGCGGCCTGGCCGATACAGCCATCTTTACCTGGACTATTCCCGGCACGTACCAGGTGAAAGTGACGGCAACGGATTCTCAAAGCAACACCGTTTTCAACTATCATACCACTGTCATTACCAACACAACATCACCCGAATAA